The Streptomyces sp. BHT-5-2 genomic interval ACGGCTGGGACGACGGATTCGCGGAGCTGTTCACCCCCTTCGCCGGGCAGGGGTTCGTGCCCGGCCGTATCGTCCGCGTCGACCGCGGCCGCGTGGACGCGGTGGTGCCGGACGGCGATGGCGTCCGCACCGTCCTGGCGGACACCGCGCTGGTGGCGACCAGCGACCCGACGCGGGTCCCCTGCACCGGCGACTGGGCCGTGCTCGACCTGCACAACGGGCGCGTCGGCGACCATCTCGACGGCGTGGTACGGGCGTTGCTGCCGCGCCGCACCGCCATCCTGCGGTCCGCCTCGACCAAGCGTTCCGAGGGCCAGGTCCTCGCCGCGAACGTCGAGTACGCCGTGGTCGCGGTCTCCCTGGCCGAGGCCCTGGACCTGGACCGCGTCGAGCGGTTCGTCTCTCTGGTGTGGGAGAGCGGGGCGCAGCCGGTGGTGGCCCTCACCAAAGCCGACCTGGTGGCGGACCCGGTCACGCTCGGCCATCTCGTGGCGGACGCGGCGGACGCCGCCCCCGGTGTGCGGGTGGTGGCGGTCAGCGCGGCCACCGGGGAGGGCGTCGACACGCTCTCCACCGTGCTCGCGGGCGCCACCTCCGTCCTTCTGGGGCGGTCCGGGGCCGGCAAGTCCACCCTGGCCAACGCCCTGCACGGCTCGGACGTCCAGGACGTGCGGGCGGTCCGCGACCAGGACGGCAAGGGCCGGCACACCACCACGACCCGCGATCTGCTGGTGCTGCCCGGAGGCGGCGTACTGATCGACACGCCGGGACTCCGCGGCGTCGGAATGTGGGACGCACAGGCCGGTCTGGCCCGGACGTTCGCCGACGTCGAGGAACTGGCCGAACGGTGCCGCTTCCACGACTGCGCACACGGCGCCGAGCCCGGCTGTGCGGTCCAAGAGGCGGTGGAGCATGGTGAGTTGACGGACCGTCGGCTGGAGAGCTACCGCAAGCTGCAACGGGAGAACCAGCGCATCGTGGCCAAGACCGACGCCCGGCTGCGCGCCGAGATCCGGCGCGACTGGAAGCAGAAGCAGGCACTGGGCCGGCACCAGATGGAACAGAAGCGGGGGCCGGCGGCGGCCGGGCGCCGGCGGACGGGCCGGTAGGCACGGGGCACGCGGGGGGGGCGGCGGCCCCGGGCCGCGGCCCGGGCCCGCCGCCCCTCAGCCCGCGAGCACCGCCCCCACCCAGGCACCCACCACCAGCAGGCACGCGAACAGTTCGACCAGCACGCTCAGGCCGATGGCGCGCAGCGCCGTACGGGTCGAGGCCCGGGCGTCGCCGTGGCTGCCCAGGCGGACGCGTTCGAGGAGGTAGAGGCCGCCGACCGCGCCGAGCGGACAGCCGACGACGGGCAGCAGGAAGAACCCCGCCACACCGGCCGCGCCCGCGAGGAGCAGCGTGCGGTAGGGCACGCCCGCATCGCGCAGACTGCGGGTCGGCAGCAGCCACTTGAGCACCTGGTTGAGCAGCAGCACGCCGGTGCCGGCCATCAGCACCGTCCAGGCCAGGGCGGACCGTTCGGCCGTCGCCCACCACAGCAGCCCCGCCCAGATGACCAGCGGACCGGGGAGGCCGGGGACCAGCACCCCGAACACGCCGAACAGCAGCACCAGCCCGACGCCGATCAGCTGCCAGGCATTCATGCGCCGGCCCCGGAGCCGCCGGCGCACCGGCACGGCCCGGACGGCGCACGCCAGGCAGGGGCCCGAACGCTGCGCTCGCTCACGGCCCGCATGGCCCAAGCCTGCCGGAAGGGGGCGGCCGGCGCTTCCTGGAATGCCCTGTTCGCGCCCTGTTTCGGCGGCATGCGCCACGGGACAATGCGGCCCATGAAGCAGCAGGGGGCGGGCCGCGGAAGAGAGGACGACTGGTGGTGGCGGGAGCTGTACGGCGACGATTCCGGAGCGGGGGAGGGGACGGGGGAGCGGCCCGGCGAGCGGCCGCGGGGCGGTAGCCGGGGCGGGCCCGGCACCCGCGGTGTCCACGAGGCCCCGGGCACGCCCCGCACCCCCGACATCCGCGACGCCCCCGGCGCCCGCGACACCGCCGACACGCTCGACGAGCGGATCGAGTCGGTGTTGCGGACGGTGGGGCGGCGCGGGGGTGCCGCGTCCGGGGAGCCCGCTCGCGGGGAGTCCCCTCCCAGGAAGTCCCCTCCCGCGGATTCCTCGCTCCCTGAGTCGTCGCACCCTGATTCCCCGTCCGCGGCAGCCGTTCCCGGGGAGGACTCCCACACGGCGTTCGAGCCCCGGCCGTGGGAGCCGAGCGCCTGGGAACCGCCGTCCTGGGACCCGCCCGCCCGGCGGGCGCCGTCCCCGCCCCGGCCCACGGAGTCCCGCCCCGCGGAGCCCCGGCCCACGGAGTCCCGCCCCGCGGAGCCCCGGCCCGTGGAGCCCCGGCCTGCGGAGCGGCCCGTGGAGCCCCGACCTGCGGAGCCCCCGCCGCCCCTGCCGGCCACCGGTGTCGCCGGGACGGCGGACGTGCCGTTCGACGACGTCATGGACGCCGAGCCCGTCGCCTGGACGACCGCCCCCGTCACCCTTCCCTTCCCCTTCCCCTCGTCTTCCTCCGAGGCGGATCCGGACGCGCTCGGCGAGCCCGTGCCCGACACGGTCCTGGGCGGCGCGCGGTTCGGTCCGGTCGACGTCCGTGCCGTCTCGCAGCGCGGCGCCGACGCGTGCCGGCGGGGCGAGGCGCGCGGGGAGGCGTTCCTCGTCGCCCGGTTCGGGGCGGACGCCGACGCGGTCCTCCTGGTGGCCGTCGCCACCGGTCTGTCCCCCAGGGGAGCGGCCGCCCAGCGCGCGGCCCGCGCGGCCTGCGCCTGGGCCGGCGATGCCGTCGGCCGCTGCGCCACCCGGTTGGCCCAGGACCTCCGCGCCGAGCGGCGCGAGGCGCTCCGGGCGGGGTTGCAGCGCCTCACCGCCCGCGGTCTCGGCCGGCTGCGCGGCCGGGCCGCGGAACTGGGCGTGGCGGCCGACGCGGACCCGGCCGCGCTGTGCTGCCTGTTGGTGCCCGACGACCCGGACTGCCGTACGCGGGTGTTCTTCGGCACCGGCGCGGGCGGACTGTTCCGGCTCCGCCACGACGGCTGGGAGGACCTGGCCCCGGCCGGCGCGACACCGGCCGCCCACACTGCCCCGGACGCCGCCCCTGCCGCCGCCCCCGCTCCTTCTCCCGCGTGCCCGTCGGCGTCCTTCCGGTTCCGCGCCGTGCCGGGCCGGTCAGGGGACGTGCTGCTGCTGTGCGGCGCCGGGGTCGCGGCACCGCTGAGCGGCGATCCGGACTTCGCCGCCCGGCTCGCCGCCGCATGGTCCGTCCCGGGCCCGCCCGACCTCGTCGGCTTCCTCGCCGCCGTCCAGCCGCGCGGCCCCGGGGAGACCAAGGACCGCACTGCGGTGGGCATCTGGGAGGCGTAGCGCACGGAAGCGGAGTCCGGCCCCCGGAGGCGGAGTGCGTCCCCCCATGGGTTCATGGGAAGGAGCCGGAGGGCCGTCGGGACGGAGCGGCCGGCCGGCCGGCCGCCGGCCCGTTCGTCGTGGTGAAGGAGGGTTTCCTCGTGGCCAAGCAGACCGTGGCCGAGCAGTTCGTCGACATCCTGGTGCGGGCCGGTGTCCGACGGCTCTACGGGGTCGTCGGGGACAGCCTGAACCCGGTGGTGGACGCCATCCGCCGCAACTCCGCCATCGACTGGATCCAGGTCCGGCACGAGGAGACCGCCGCCTTCGCGGCCGGGGCGGAGGCGCAGCTCACCGGGAAGCTGGCGGCCTGCGCGGGGTCCTGCGGGCCCGGCAACCTGCACCTGATCAACGGGCTGTTCGACGCGCACCGGTCGATGGCCCCGGTGCTCGCGCTGGCCTCGCACATCCCGTCCAGCGAGATCGGCACCACCTTCTTCCAGGAGACCCACCCGGACCGGCTGTTCTCCGAGTGCAGCCACTACAGCGAGCTGATCTCCAGCACCCGCCAGATGCCGCGGGTGCTCCAGACCGCCATCCAGCACGCCGTCGGGCAGAGCGGTGTCGCGGTCGTCTCGCTCCCCGGCGACATCGCCGCCGACCCCGCGCCGGAGCGCGCCTTCCAGCACGCCCTGGTCACCACCCGCCCCTCGGTCCGCCCCGGTGACGAGGAGATCGACGCGCTGGCCCGGATGGTCGACGCGGCCGACAAGGTCACGCTCTTCTGCGGCAGCGGCACCGCCGGCGCGCACGCCGAGGTGATGGAGTTCGCGGAGCGGGTGAAGTCGCCGGTGGGCCATGCGCTGCGCGGCAAGGAATGGATCCAGTACGACAACCCGTACGACGTCGGGATGAGCGGGCTGCTCGGCTACGGCGCGGCCTACGAGGCCACCCACGAGTGCGATCTGCTGATCCTGCTCGGCACGGACTTCCCCTACAACGCCTTCCTCCCCGACGACGTGCGGATCGTCCAGGTGGACGTGCGGCCCGAGCACCTGGGCCGGCGCACCAAACTGGACCTCGCCGTCTGGGGCGACGTCCGGGAGACGCTGCGCTGCCTGACCCCGAAGGTGCGGGTGAAGGAGAGCCGCCGGTTCCTGGACCGGATGCTGAAGAAGCACGCCGACGCCTTGGAGGGCGTGGTCAAGGCGTACACCCGCAAGGTGGAGAAGCACGTTCCGATCCACCCGGAGTACGTCGCCTCGGTGCTCGACGAGGAGGCCGCCGAGGACGCCGTCTTCACCGTCGACACGGGCATGTGCAACGTCTGGGCGGCGCGCTATCTGACGCCCAACGGGCGCCGGAGGGTGATCGGTTCGTTCAGCCACGGCTCGATGGCCAACGCGCTGCCGCAGGCGATCGGCGCCCAGTTCATGGACCGCGGGCGGCAGACCGTGTCGATGTCGGGCGACGGCGGCTTCGCGATGCTGATGGGCGACTTCCTGACCCTGGTCCAGTACGACCTGCCGGTGAAGGTGGTGCTGTTCAACAACTCCTCTCTGGGGATGGTGGAGTTGGAGATGATGGTGTCGGGGCTGCCCGCGTACGGCACCACCAACCACAACCCCGACTTCTCCGCGATCGCCCGCGCGGCCGGGGCGTTCGGCGTGCGGGTGGAGAAGCCCGGGCAGCTGCGCGGGGCGCTGCGCGACGCCTTCCGGCACAAGGGGCCGGCGCTGGTCGACGTGGTCACCGACCCCAACGCGCTCTCCATCCCGCCGAAGATCAGCGCGGAGATGGTCTCCGGCTTCGCGCTCTCCGCGGGGAAGATCGTGCTGGACGGCGGGGTGGGCCGGATGGTGCAGATGGCCCGCTCCAACCTGCGGAACATCCCCCGGGTGTGACGGTGCGTCCGGGGGCGCGGCCGGGACGGTCCGGCGGCGCACCCGGTGGGCGGGTCAGTCCGGTGGGGCGGCCGGGTGCACGGGCCGGAGCCGGAGGGTGCGGATCTGGAACGGGCGGAGGGTGAGCGTCAGTTCCGAGGTCGGGCCCTCCTCCTCGTCCCGCAGTGGGCGTTCCAGCAGGTCGGTGACGGTGGCGTGGGCGACCGGGAAGCCGGGGGAGAGGGTGCCGGTGGCCCGGCCGCCGTGGGACTCGTAGAGCCGGACGACGACGTCGCCGCTGCGGTCGTCGGCGAGTTTGACCGACTCGACGGTCAGGGCGGGGTTGTCGATGCGCACCAGGGGGGCGAGGTGCCCGGCGGCCGGGGCGGGGGCGGTGCGGAGCGGGAGGTTGAGCGCGAGGCCGCCGGCGACCGCGTCGGTGGTCCCGGCGCCGGGCAGCAGCGCGTAGCGGAAGCGGTGGGTGCCCTGGTCGGTCTCCGGGTCGGGGCTGTGCGGTGCGCGCAGCAGGGTGAGCCGCACGGTCGTGCCGACGCCGTCCTCGTGGGGGGTGCGGGTGACGTCGTGGCCGTAGGTGGAGTCGTTGAGCAGGGCGACGCCGTAGCCGGGTTCGGCGACCCGGAGCCAGCGGTGCGCGCAGATCTCGAAGCGGGCCGCGTCCCAGCTGGTGTTGGCGTGGGTGGGGCGGTGGACGTGGCCGAACTGGATCTCGGCGGTGGACCGTTCGGCGTGCACGTCCAGCGGGAACGCGGCCTTGAGGACCTTCTCCGACTCGTGCCAGTCGATGTCGGTGGTGATCTCCAGGCGGCGGGAGCCGGCGTGCAGGGTCAGGTCCTGGGTGAGGTGTGAGTCGCCGAAGGTGCGGCTGACCCGCACGGTGGCGGTGAGCGGTCCGGAGGCGACCAGTTCGACGGAGTCGGCGGCGGTGAGGTCGGTGTGCCGGTTGCGGTGGTGCCGGTCGAGGTTCCAGGCGTCGTACTGGTTGGGGTGGTCCGGGTGCAGCTGGAGAAGGTTGCCGCGGGCACCGGGCGCCAGCACTTCCCGGTCGGCGGCCAGGTCGCGTACGGAGGCCAGCAGGCCGTCGGCGTCGATACGGACCCGCAGCCGCCCGTTGTCGAGCGTGAGGTCGCGGGTGCCGGCGGTGGCGCGCACGGGCCGGGGGGCGGGGGCGGCGGCGCCGGACGGGGGGAGCGGGGCGGAGCCCAGGGCGGGGACTTGGACGGCGACGGCGGCCGGGCCCGTGCCGCCGGCGGGCAGTTCGACGATCTCCAGGCGGTCGTAGGGCGAGGCGTTGAAGACGGCGTCGGAGGCCGGGCGCCCCGTCGGCGCCGGTTCCCCCGTCCCGGCCGCCAGGGCCGCCAGCGCCTCCTCGGTCAGCGCGGTCAGCTCGGCCGCCACCGCCGCGTAGGTCGCGCGGGCCTCGCGGTGGACCCAGGCGATCGACGAGCCGGGCAGGATGTCGTGGAACTGGTGCAGCAGCACGGTCTTCCAGAGCCGGTCCAGCGCCGCGTACGGATAGCGGTAGGCGGCGTCGCCGGGCGCCGTGGCGGTGTGCACGGCCGCGGTCGCGGCCCACAGCTCGGCCTCCCGCAGCAGGTGCTCGCAGCGCCGGTTGCCCTGCTTGGTCCCGGCCTGCGAGGTGTAGGTGCCGCGGTGGAACTGGAGGTACAGCTCACCGGACCAGACGGGCGCCGCCGCCGCGTACTCCTCGTGCGCCGCCGCGAAGAAGCGGGCCGGCGGCTCGACCGCGACCCGCGGCGAGCCCTCCAGGGAGCGCAGCCGGCGGGCCCGCTCCAGCATCTCGCGGGTCGGACCGCCGCCGCCGTCGCCCCAGCCGAACGGGACCAGCGAGCGGGTCGCCCGCCCCTGCTCGGCGAAGTTCCGCTCCGCGTGGGCGAGTTCGCGGCCGTGCAGCTGGGAGTTGTAGGTGTCGACGGGCGGGAAGTGGGTGAACACCCGCGTCCCGTCGATGCCCTCCCACCAGAAGGTGTGGTGCGGCATCCGGTCGCTCTCGTTCCAGGACAGCTTCTGGGTGAGGAACCACTTCGCGCCGGCCAGCCGCGCCAGCTGCGGGAAGGCGGCGGTGTAGCCGAAGGAGTCGGGCAGCCAGACCTCCTCGGTCTCCACGCCCAGTTCGTCCAGGAAGAACCGCTTGCCGTGCACCAGCTGCCGGGCCAGGGCCTCGCCGCCGGGCATGTTGGCGTCGGACTCCACCCACATCGAGCCGACCGGCACCCAGTTGCCGTTCCGCACCGCCTTCTTGATGCGGGCCCAGAGGTGCGGCTGGTTGTCCCGCACCCAGGCGTACTGCTGCGCCTGGGAGCAGGAGAACACCAACTCCGGGTACTCGGTGGCGAGTTGGGTGACGTTGGCGAAGGTGCGGGCGGCCTTGCGGACGGTCTCGCGCAGCGGCCAGAGCCAGGCGGAGTCGATATGGGCGTGCCCGGTGGCCGAGACGCGGTGTGCGCTGGCGGTGGCCGGGCGGCTCAGCACGTCGGCCAGTTCGGCGCGGGCCGCGGCCGCGGTGCCGCCGACGTCGTGCAGGTCGAGCGCGTCCAGCATGTTCTCCAGGGCCCGCAGGATGCCGTGCCGGCGCGGCCGGTCGACGGGCAGCTCGTGCATCAGCTCCCACAGCACCTCGACGTCCAGCACCAGCTGCCAGACGGTCTCGTCGAGCACCGCGAGATCGGCGGCCGCGAAGCGGTGGAGCGGCCGGCGGGGGGCGGTGCGGATGTCGCCGAGGTCGGTGGGGCGGAAGTCGCGCAGCACGGCGGGGTTGGCGGCGGCCTCCAGCAGCAGCCGGACCTCCTCGCCGCCGTGCGCCGGGGCCGCGACGGGGACGTGCCGGTTGCGCGGGTGGACGCCCTTGAGGGGCACCCCGGCGGCGTCGTACACCAGCCCCTCCGCCTGGAATCCCGGCCCGTCGCCGGTGAACCCCGGGTCGAGGACCGCCTCCACCCGCCGCCCGGCCCACTCCGCCGGCACCTCGCCGGTCAGCCGGAACCAGCTCGTCGACCACGGCGGCCCCCAGGCGTCCCCGACCGCGAACGGCTCGTAGTCGGCGGTCAGCGCCTCGGCGGCCGCCCTGGGCTTGCCCGGTACGTGCCACACCTCCAGCCGCAGCGGGTGCCGCGCCGGGTACTGCGCGGGCCGGATGTGCTGTTCGAGCGCCCGCGCGAGGCGCCCCTCCACCAGCAGTCGGTCGTCGTGCACGGCGGCTCCTCACGCTCGTACGGCCCGCGGACCCGGCACCGGCCGGCGGACCGGCCCGCTCCGGGCGGTCGCGGAACGTATACCCAC includes:
- the rsgA gene encoding ribosome small subunit-dependent GTPase A, which gives rise to MFDHALSAAHPLTADYGWDDGFAELFTPFAGQGFVPGRIVRVDRGRVDAVVPDGDGVRTVLADTALVATSDPTRVPCTGDWAVLDLHNGRVGDHLDGVVRALLPRRTAILRSASTKRSEGQVLAANVEYAVVAVSLAEALDLDRVERFVSLVWESGAQPVVALTKADLVADPVTLGHLVADAADAAPGVRVVAVSAATGEGVDTLSTVLAGATSVLLGRSGAGKSTLANALHGSDVQDVRAVRDQDGKGRHTTTTRDLLVLPGGGVLIDTPGLRGVGMWDAQAGLARTFADVEELAERCRFHDCAHGAEPGCAVQEAVEHGELTDRRLESYRKLQRENQRIVAKTDARLRAEIRRDWKQKQALGRHQMEQKRGPAAAGRRRTGR
- a CDS encoding DUF456 domain-containing protein yields the protein MNAWQLIGVGLVLLFGVFGVLVPGLPGPLVIWAGLLWWATAERSALAWTVLMAGTGVLLLNQVLKWLLPTRSLRDAGVPYRTLLLAGAAGVAGFFLLPVVGCPLGAVGGLYLLERVRLGSHGDARASTRTALRAIGLSVLVELFACLLVVGAWVGAVLAG
- a CDS encoding protein phosphatase 2C domain-containing protein, which produces MKQQGAGRGREDDWWWRELYGDDSGAGEGTGERPGERPRGGSRGGPGTRGVHEAPGTPRTPDIRDAPGARDTADTLDERIESVLRTVGRRGGAASGEPARGESPPRKSPPADSSLPESSHPDSPSAAAVPGEDSHTAFEPRPWEPSAWEPPSWDPPARRAPSPPRPTESRPAEPRPTESRPAEPRPVEPRPAERPVEPRPAEPPPPLPATGVAGTADVPFDDVMDAEPVAWTTAPVTLPFPFPSSSSEADPDALGEPVPDTVLGGARFGPVDVRAVSQRGADACRRGEARGEAFLVARFGADADAVLLVAVATGLSPRGAAAQRAARAACAWAGDAVGRCATRLAQDLRAERREALRAGLQRLTARGLGRLRGRAAELGVAADADPAALCCLLVPDDPDCRTRVFFGTGAGGLFRLRHDGWEDLAPAGATPAAHTAPDAAPAAAPAPSPACPSASFRFRAVPGRSGDVLLLCGAGVAAPLSGDPDFAARLAAAWSVPGPPDLVGFLAAVQPRGPGETKDRTAVGIWEA
- a CDS encoding pyruvate dehydrogenase; protein product: MAKQTVAEQFVDILVRAGVRRLYGVVGDSLNPVVDAIRRNSAIDWIQVRHEETAAFAAGAEAQLTGKLAACAGSCGPGNLHLINGLFDAHRSMAPVLALASHIPSSEIGTTFFQETHPDRLFSECSHYSELISSTRQMPRVLQTAIQHAVGQSGVAVVSLPGDIAADPAPERAFQHALVTTRPSVRPGDEEIDALARMVDAADKVTLFCGSGTAGAHAEVMEFAERVKSPVGHALRGKEWIQYDNPYDVGMSGLLGYGAAYEATHECDLLILLGTDFPYNAFLPDDVRIVQVDVRPEHLGRRTKLDLAVWGDVRETLRCLTPKVRVKESRRFLDRMLKKHADALEGVVKAYTRKVEKHVPIHPEYVASVLDEEAAEDAVFTVDTGMCNVWAARYLTPNGRRRVIGSFSHGSMANALPQAIGAQFMDRGRQTVSMSGDGGFAMLMGDFLTLVQYDLPVKVVLFNNSSLGMVELEMMVSGLPAYGTTNHNPDFSAIARAAGAFGVRVEKPGQLRGALRDAFRHKGPALVDVVTDPNALSIPPKISAEMVSGFALSAGKIVLDGGVGRMVQMARSNLRNIPRV
- a CDS encoding glycoside hydrolase family 38 C-terminal domain-containing protein, whose amino-acid sequence is MHDDRLLVEGRLARALEQHIRPAQYPARHPLRLEVWHVPGKPRAAAEALTADYEPFAVGDAWGPPWSTSWFRLTGEVPAEWAGRRVEAVLDPGFTGDGPGFQAEGLVYDAAGVPLKGVHPRNRHVPVAAPAHGGEEVRLLLEAAANPAVLRDFRPTDLGDIRTAPRRPLHRFAAADLAVLDETVWQLVLDVEVLWELMHELPVDRPRRHGILRALENMLDALDLHDVGGTAAAARAELADVLSRPATASAHRVSATGHAHIDSAWLWPLRETVRKAARTFANVTQLATEYPELVFSCSQAQQYAWVRDNQPHLWARIKKAVRNGNWVPVGSMWVESDANMPGGEALARQLVHGKRFFLDELGVETEEVWLPDSFGYTAAFPQLARLAGAKWFLTQKLSWNESDRMPHHTFWWEGIDGTRVFTHFPPVDTYNSQLHGRELAHAERNFAEQGRATRSLVPFGWGDGGGGPTREMLERARRLRSLEGSPRVAVEPPARFFAAAHEEYAAAAPVWSGELYLQFHRGTYTSQAGTKQGNRRCEHLLREAELWAATAAVHTATAPGDAAYRYPYAALDRLWKTVLLHQFHDILPGSSIAWVHREARATYAAVAAELTALTEEALAALAAGTGEPAPTGRPASDAVFNASPYDRLEIVELPAGGTGPAAVAVQVPALGSAPLPPSGAAAPAPRPVRATAGTRDLTLDNGRLRVRIDADGLLASVRDLAADREVLAPGARGNLLQLHPDHPNQYDAWNLDRHHRNRHTDLTAADSVELVASGPLTATVRVSRTFGDSHLTQDLTLHAGSRRLEITTDIDWHESEKVLKAAFPLDVHAERSTAEIQFGHVHRPTHANTSWDAARFEICAHRWLRVAEPGYGVALLNDSTYGHDVTRTPHEDGVGTTVRLTLLRAPHSPDPETDQGTHRFRYALLPGAGTTDAVAGGLALNLPLRTAPAPAAGHLAPLVRIDNPALTVESVKLADDRSGDVVVRLYESHGGRATGTLSPGFPVAHATVTDLLERPLRDEEEGPTSELTLTLRPFQIRTLRLRPVHPAAPPD